DNA sequence from the Perca fluviatilis chromosome 4, GENO_Pfluv_1.0, whole genome shotgun sequence genome:
GTTGACTGAGTGAATCTTGATCCTGATTGTATGCTAAGGAGTTTCCTACCTGGATGTCCTCAGACGATTCTCAACTCTGGCTGGTTAGACCCTTCGCTATATttcactatctctctctctctctctctctgtcgcgcGCTCTgtgcttgtgcgtgtgtgtgtgagtctgaaAGTTTACGCTCAGCTGAGCAGCACATAATTTACACTCAGCAGCCTCCTGCACACTTGTGGCATTAGAAATGGAAGTAAAACCTAATATTATCACATATCGAAAACAAAGACTCAGTCCTGACAATATGATTAAGCATATTGTATGCTATTATCATCTATTCGTACTTATAAAATGGCGATTTTCTATCTCTGGGATTGGAGCTGTGTGTGAGTAACACATCACACAACCAATTCGAGGAACATAGGATATGATATGCTCAGCATTCAGATAGAACAAAACCTACTCTACTTACAATATGGACAGACTGAGGTAGGCAAAAACGAGAATTTAAAACCACTAAGAGGGACGCCTTACAGAAAATAGGAGAAATTGGACAGTTCGTCACAAATACTGACCATAGCGTAATGCTAAATTTGTAGTAGCCTAGGCCTAATAGAAATGGATTGTTTCTATAAAATGTGTGCACAACCTTGTTTAATATCtcataaaacaaaatgtcataAGACCCCATTAAAAGACAAGGTGACAAAACTTACGTTTCCCGAGTGTTCCTGCTGTCAAATCCTCAACGCTAATTAACAACACCTGGATTAGATTGATAAACCCTAGTTTGCGCCATTTTGGATTctttagctctctctctctctctgtttaatGCAAGCTCTCGGGCATTTTTACACAAGGCTTTCGAGTGAAGAAGTGGCCAAATGTAATATATTTGACGATGTGAGGAGCAGTCTTTTGCCAAACTGTGAGCTACTGGCCATAATTAAAGATGTGTATATTGTAGTAGTCTGTGGGTAGGAAAGAAACACTGAGGACGTCGTGTGGACAAACGACGAACTGCTTCAGGCTCCAGCAGGTGGGGAACACTTTCTGTCACTGAAGTCCTAATGCgttgtaaaagtcctgcattcaaaaatgTAGCTACTCAAGTAGCCTAATTTACATAAGTTACAAACTAGGCTACTTCCCATATCATCCTCATTCCAATGACGTAGAGTTAAATAAAGATAACCGTGATGCGTAGCCTCCCTCAAAATTGTAATACTTTAGTAATTGGTGTTGGAAACAGTTTGGGTCCAAGTTTATTTCCTGTAATATTAGCAGATGTGGCAGAAATGGCCTACACTGCGAGGCTAATCTGTGAAACAACTTTAAAGCCAAACATGAAAAGGCTAAATTAGTGCAGTCATTACAAACAATACAGTAGCCTCAAGTAAAAACTGTACTGTGATAACTGCTTTATAATGATGAGTggagtttattttactttttttttttaactacagcATATGTACACATTTATACCATTAACTAGACTAGTGTGGGAAAGTTTTACTCTATTTGTAATAAATAGCATCATTTCAAGAAATGCTAGTTTCCTTTGTGGTTTATTGCCTGTGATAACTTCTGTAGAAGAAGCCTAAAAAAACCATTACCCAGCTAACAATTTTTAGGCTTCCTTAAATGGATTATTGTTAAAATATTCAAACGGCAACATAAACAACCCTGTGCTCATTGATGCTGGGACAACATTCAAATGCTAATGTCTGAATAACGTCTGGATAATGTGTATATTTGCAAGGGTTGGAGAGTTTCTGTGACGCCCAGTAGTGACTTCATAGTGGCCTTACTGCTTACAGTATATAGGTGCATCATATTATAAACATttatttgcatttgtgttggCTTTAACTATTATAGAATTGAAGCTACCACAGCTTGAAGTAATACAAGAAATAATTCAAGGTCATAACCAGTGAAATCCGATGAGCagtttatttccctctgttgctTCACATTTCATGCTCACTGCAGTAGCACAGATGACTCATGCCACAGATATTAGTCTAATGTAGAGCAGATAATGCATCAGACTTAAAATAGCCGCGACTTGTTTGCCAAATTTATCAAGTATCAGTGAACAAAGGTCTATAGAAAGGGTCTGTTCTTCTTTCAGAGGTCAATATCCTGCCCATGTCTTTGTCCTGTTATCACACATCAGACCCTTCTGTGGGTGACGCAGGCTCATTTGGCTCAGATGCATTCATTTGTGCTTTATGGGTTGCTGATGCTTGTAATTATATTAAGCATGCCTGATATCAATGCAGAGTGAAATTAATTAGACTTGAGCAAAATATGATTATCATATTGGATTTAATTGAACAACCTTTTCTTTGAATTCAAGattacacatgcaaacacaagaaACAGATTTCAGAACCTGATCACAGCTTCTGAGGTGAATAATCTTTGAGACAAAAGACCAGCTTCATCTTACTTTGTTTGGCATTGTTTGCAGTGTccttttttgtttatgtttttacatcATTCTTTCTATTTACTTCTGTTTCAAGAGTCAGTCAATGAAGTGGTTAGGGTCTAGAACGAGGTAATATAATCATATAATACAAGTATAAAAGTAAAGCAGATCTAAGCTCTAAAGGACAGATACTGACCGTAATTAATGTTTTACCTGAACTAACATTGTTTCTAACCATGTGCCGGTGCCACAATGTAAGAAGTTAACTCCTCTGTGAGGTGAGATTTCATCCATCGAGCCGCTGACAGCTCCCAGGAGCCCCGCTTCTTATTTCCTCTTGCCTATTCGTGCCATCAATTCTGCATTGGCTGCTGCCTTGGTTCTCATGTCCTGGTTCTTGGCCAGGTCTATGAGGACACTAAGGATGCTGGTGGGAACATCAAGGGAGAGGGCGAAGCGGGACCCCTGCGGGGCTCTTTTTGGCACCTGGGAGGCTGGGCGCGGGGCTCGTTCTCGCCGAAGCACAGTGTGATGTTCTGATCGGAGCAATGAATTCAACACACCGCTGCGGTTTAGGATGTCCACAGCCAACACCTCCCTCTGTGTGTCTTCGTCAAGTTTAGCAAGAGTTGGACGGCTCCTCTGGCTCTGGACACACCAAGGCAGCAGCAGAGCCaggcagaaacacacacgcacacttctCATGGTCAGGACTCTGCAGGGAGAGAGACGAAGAACAGATCAGACAGTGGCTCAAAATTGCACAACTGTGACACTGCATGGCTTCTCTCGGTGATGGCATGCATCAGGAATTTTCTTCTTTGCAATAAttagaacaaaaaaacacatctgaaaaCAGTCATTCTATACTGATTTCATATGCAAATCCCTCTTAAGTCTTAAAGTGAGGCTTGTGATGACAAGCAGGAGGCTTTTAGATGGGaatatagaatatgatgcaatGCAACAGTAGAATGAAAttattcattttgtaaatgtaatatataggattatttacattttagtagTCCATGCCAATGCACAAAATGAGATAAATGATCTATCCACTGCAGTAATTGATAGATTTGAAATAAAGcctaaaaaaagacataaaagcatgttgaaaaacTACTTGTTTTACTGGTTATACAGTTTTCTGCAGAGAATTTTAGATTCTCCAATATTTTGTCCACTTGTTCTATAATTAATCCACCATTTCGTCCAACTTTCTAATAAATCGTGCATTATGTTCTGACATGTACAGATAAACCTGGGTAagcattatattattataagtgTCATAATCCCAATCAATACTTACTCAGTGTTACTGCTGTCAAAAGTTGGTAACTTGACAAAAAGGCACTTCTCTTTCCTTTGGTAATGATCTCTTGTCTTTGACCCTCAGATATcctataatactgtatcttctGTCTcccagcttcttcttcttcttctagagCTACTGGAGGATCGACCTGTGTGGCACGCAGTCAGATGTTCAACTGGACTTCTGCCTGCTCGTCCACGACTTCGTCTTCATCTACGTCTGTCTTTGCCCTGACACTGCCGCTACCTCTTTCTGTTTATCTTTTACATCTCTACACCCCATCACCCTCCCCTCATTTCATCTCATTTCCTCTACACTcattgctctctttctctttctaatAATAACACGATGGTAATCACAATAGTTTGCCTAGAATGAATTGGATCGTTGCCCCAGTCTGCAGTCAAAGCACAACTAAAAACCCACCATCACCGTTGAAAAGTTAAGTACCAATACGCTTCAAAAAACCAGTCCCTTTCTTATCATGGTGTTATGAGTTCCTGTGTTGTCAATCATCAGTGTAGACTGGGTGACCATAGTCTCATCATTACAATGGGGGGAATATTAAATGTAAAAGACAGTAGTAGGACAAACAACATTGTCACTGAAAAGTCCAATTTCCATGCAATTACAGATTGTCGTGATCATCTTTGTAGtttatatagtgtgtgtgtgtgtgtgtgtgtgtgtgtgtgtgtgtgtgtgtgtgtgtgtgtgtgtgtgtgtgtgtgtgtgtgtgtgtgtgtgtgtgtgtgtgtgtgtgtgtgtgtgtgtgtgtgtgtgtgagtgatttCTAATGTCTTGTTTCAAGACTGATTTGAGTGAAAGTGTTCACTAATTTTCATAAACCTTCATGGAAGTGAACGGCAGTTACCGAGATCTATCATTAACAAGGCACAACACATTCTGTACAGATGACACCTAATACCCTGCAGTAACTGTAAGCACCAGACATCGCTGCTTGTCCAGGATCATCCAAAATTATACTGGCCTCTTTTCTCCTTAAATATAGGATCAAGACTccacaatacaaaaaaatacattgttcTTGAAAGAGTAACAATCTCCATGAAATAAATGTTTCTCATCTCTAAAACAATTTTCAATATACAGAAGGGTCTACTAAAGGCCTCAAATAGGCTAGTTTTACTGTATCATGACCTTAATGAGGCAAAGGGTTAAAGTGAGATACTATAAGGCCATATGAATATGTATACTTGTTTGttgtaaataaatagaacattTTCTCAACAACTAGTCAGACTACAGACCTCCAGAACCTAAAACAGTGTACGTCACAAACTCCAAAAAAAGTAGTTCTACATGAAAGAGCAGGCTCAAATTCTTTCACAATACTGTGATTGTGTGATGATTAAACTCTACAGGGAGCATTTAGATGTGAGTAACAGCTGCTAAATGTTGTCATCATTTAGGGTTTAGAGAGGCGATTGCATATCTGGAAATGCGGAATTGGATGTGTTACATAATAATTGAAGTAGAATAAAAGGAAATACAAATTTGCTCATTGGGTTCCAATATTGAAATGATAAGCTTAATTAAGGATCAAATAATCAGTTATCTCCTTTTTACTGATGTCAACTCTGATTGGAGTTTGTGTAATGACAGCTACCCTAGCTATGTGCATGTGTCTCCTTGAAATGTTTGCCAGTTATGACATGGAAAAATTTCAATCAAAATGCAGGACACTGTGCATTGTTGCTAATTAAAGGAACATAATGTATTAGTACACACATCTCTCTATTTAAAGACCACAGAGGCGGAGAGGAGGGGAGTGTTGGGAGGTTGAATAGGAGCAATCATAGAGAAATCCCTCTGGAGAAAAGCAAGGAGGAAGTGGCTGTCAGGCCCAGGAGGAAGACAAGACAAAGCCCACCTTATTTACTGATTCACCTCCAGTCCAGCCCATCAAGGGACTTAGCTTCATCTGACTAATGACATGAATATTACAAGTGCAGCCTGATTACGATAGGTGGGCCCTCGGGGGGGTCAAATAGGATTATGAGCCGTCTCAGTTACCCTCAGATACACAAACATGGGTCACACAAATGTGATTAAGTAGCAAACAGAGATGTCCTGGGTTGTTTACCCATAGCATTATTGTCTCATATACTGCATGACGCAGGACTAAGCATGAATCTGAGATGATGTAATTTCTAATATTCAAGATCCAACATATATATCACAGCAGGTCCTGGTTTATCATACAAGTAGCTTACTGACATAGGTTCTGTATCTGATAAACTCAATGTATGAAAGAGCATCTCATCACAATTACTTTGATCAGTAACAATCTGGTTCAAGTCTAAAAAAATACTTCATTCTAAATTAAGGAACAAACATATGACAGCAATTTGTAGTAGTAAGAACAATACAAAGTGACAATAGTAAATGCTATGACATAACGGTAGCAAAATGCAAGTAGGCGACCAAGATGCACACAGCCTAAAATTACACCTCAAACTAGAACTACTGTATACTATATAACTATAATAGATCTCTGAATAAACAGATATATAATCAGAAGACAGAACATGGACAATAAAAAGAGGACTTGTCTGCTTTTAGGAGAAAAATCAGGATGCAGGATTAACAGCTGTGTTCATTAAtgttatatattctttttttctataaaaCTGAAGACTGCTATTGACGCTAGTGAAATTCTTTGATGTATGGCTTCATGTCTGGCAATATTCGTAGAATTAATTTGAAGGCAGCCTAGTGTCCTAAATGTGTCAGTGCTTTTAACATGCAGGAGCCTACAAAGACAAAGCACATTTTCCACATGGCTTATTTTCCAAATCtatttttaagaccttttttgtgtaatgtgattaTGCATCACCTACAGAATGAATCGATAAGCAACTGAACctaaaattatttttgttaaaagttATTACGCGTACATGCTGTATCTTAAGGTTTCTTTCAGTTGTGCTGTTCCCAAATTGAGCAATAACCAAAAAGCTAGCATAATAGTTAACCATGACACAAAGAAATGGTGTGCTATAAGTGTATGAAGatcttaaaatgtaataaaaaaataaaactttgaaaaGAGACACATCACGTACACATGAATGAGACAAATCACACTGGGCCaatgttttacagtatttttattttgttggaaTGAGAGCTTCTGTTATGTACAATAGAGGACAGAAACAAATGTTACAGAAATTATAAATATACTCCAAACAGGTTGTAGTTAGTACCGGCTGTATTGTGTCCATTGGATGATGACTTTCTATTCAACTCtgccctctcctccctcccctctgcaAGCTTGTAGCAGGTAATGAGGACCCATACAGTACAATCAAGAGGTAACCAATGTGTAATTTCAATACTCATAATGTGCAGACTGGCTGCCCCCCCTCATGGCTAACTAAAAGTGATCAGTGAGCGGGATGGGAGAGGGAAGcagggagaagagagaagatGGATGTGCTGTCAAGCCAACAAGTGAACAATCCCTCAGGTGTTCACTCTTGTAGCGATGGCAGGAGGAAAGCAGGATAAGGTTGAGGAGGAAGATAAGGAGCAGACGTGGGACACATGGAGCAAAAACAACGCGTCTTAAAACCTCAGCCAGTACATGGCACTGCGCAGTCTGTTGTAGTCGGGTAGCTGCTCGCAAGGGCCTGGTGGAGAGAGGCAGGAGCGACAGATTAGAGAACGATACTACAGCATTGGCCCTGACCTTGATGCAAAATACTAAAACCACAAAGAACTTACCGACAGCTGCCACAGCAGGACACTTATCGTAGATATATTTGGAGCAGATGTCACGCACCATCCTGGGGGTCACGGCCTGAAGGAAGAGATGTGGAGGGAAGTCAGAACTCTTTATCCTGGAGACAGACTAGAAGCCAATTTTGAAAAGGCACTGCTTCACGCAATACATTTTTTCTCTCTAAAATTGTACAAATGGTCCAGGTCAGAACTCAGAACTCAGTTAAGAGTGTCAACTCACATCGATACGAGCATCCCACTCTGCCAGAGGAATACGCCGCCCGTAGTTCAGGATGTGTCTTCCGATGTCGTCACAAAGTGGCGTTGTTCCTAAAAGACAAACAGGTGTGTTGACTTGCAATTCGGAGGAGTttgtacgtgtgtttgtgtaaatgcATGACAGACACGATACGTACCATTGAGCTGTCCAACCAGGCTGGCCTTCAGAGCGTTCTTGCCTCTGGCTACTTCACTCTCTGTCACTGTGGTACACAGGTTCATCCTGCGAGGAATAGAAAGTGGAGGAAATAAGATGAAATATGCACATTGTCCTATAATTAAAAGTGGCATACCATTACAGTTATGGtgttctgtgagtgtgtgtctctctgtcccagAGTCACTACTGACCAGGCATTCTGGGACCAGTGCATCATATCTTCGATTTGGTGCTTATCACATACAAAGTAAATGCCCAGCAGGCCGGTGTCGCTATAGGAGGAGTGGAAGGCCTGGAAGCTGTGACACAGGTTCTCCTCCACTGCCAGGCGAGCCAGGCGGCTGCTCAGATGCTGCAGGTGAGAGAAAGGAATGACCGTTGATATTCGACTGTTCACAATCAAAACTAGATTATAGTCACACCAGCATCAGGAAATAGGTTGAAATATTCATGGTGTCAGGTTGACCCGCTCTAAGTAGGCTTAGTAGTTCTAAATAGGCTAGTTATAGCAGTACAGTGTTAAAGTAGTACAACAGAAAAATGATATGAATATGAAAAACTTTTATAGTTCTGTATATTCCCAACTTCGGGATTTAAAGCTGATATCCATAACATTCCACACGTTACCCTCCAACTACAGCAAAGATGGAACAGGTGTAGCGCAAGTCCAACATCTTCCGCCCCACAAACAAGCTTattatggcgcttttccattacatggtacctgctcgactcgcctcaagttttccattacgaaaacaAAAAGTACCTGCTACCTGCtaacgtgtatgtgtgtgtgtgtgtgtgtgtgtgtgtgtgtgtgtgtgtgtgtgtgtgtgtgtgtgtgtgtgtgtgtgtgtgtgtgtgtgtgtgtgtgtcgttaggtcacggcagtttactgCGGTGCCGCTATgatgaccagccacgctgaggtggtactaaaatctgcaatggaaaaacgGAGTagtagagtcgagcaggtaccatgtaatggaaaaacgccataagtgTCTTACCATAATCCAGTGTCAACTTATCTCTCGCTCCAATTTTGCTCGGGAATTGCTTGCACTGTGAGGTCAAAGCATTCCCGAGGCCGACCCAGAATGTATCCGTGTGTTGTGCCACCCACACTATTTTCTGTCAGAAATCAGCTGTTGCGGCAAGCTTGACAATGGAGTTGACAAAGTACTTTGAAAGGGAAGCTAAGAGATCACACAGGTGCACTATTCAATCATGCCAGGCGAGGGTTTACACTAAAATGTATgaacttctttcttttttttggagcGAGCGATGAGTGATTTGAGTCAAGCGTGGTTAAACCTGAGTTGAGCATGGAGCAATATTGAGCGGAGCGACTTTGAGCGTGGGAGCGAAAAGCTCCGGGAGCGAGGAGTGGAAATTCTCGACAACATACAAatgatacagtacaggccaaaagtttggacacaccttctcattcaatgagtttcctttattttcatgattatttacattgtagattctcactgaaggcatcaaaactatgaatgaacacatatggaattatgtacataACAAAaacgtgtgaaataactgaaaacatgtcttatattttagattcctcaaagtagccaccctttgctttttttgataactctgcaaaaccttggtgttctctcaatgagct
Encoded proteins:
- the LOC120557774 gene encoding urocortin-3-like: MRSVRVCFCLALLLPWCVQSQRSRPTLAKLDEDTQREVLAVDILNRSGVLNSLLRSEHHTVLRRERAPRPASQVPKRAPQGSRFALSLDVPTSILSVLIDLAKNQDMRTKAAANAELMARIGKRK